From Acidipropionibacterium acidipropionici, one genomic window encodes:
- a CDS encoding bifunctional DNA primase/polymerase, which yields MTAHDALASVMARVAEQWSAAVAARELAGAGVPVFPVIPGGKRPLTEHGFHDATTDVARVESWWRVSPAANIGVPTGAASGMVVVDVDVHGPVDGHDAMGRARQAGLVDGWLLLVATPSGGTHAYYPATPGVQQRSWQAAQAGIDFRGDGGYIVVPPSVVDLGGATAPYRVRQVNPGPASAIDAEGLRNFLAPRPLPPRPREGARVQGLEDIERLAAWVAARQEGERNRGLFWAACRLAESNVPASDALDVLTAAAGHAGLSGREVSTTVRSAYRTIGVFPSPQRGSQPATGGTAQRGSVRSEPLVFRGLA from the coding sequence ATGACCGCGCATGATGCCTTGGCGTCGGTGATGGCGCGGGTCGCCGAGCAGTGGTCTGCAGCAGTGGCCGCACGTGAGCTGGCTGGGGCCGGTGTGCCGGTGTTCCCTGTCATTCCGGGTGGCAAGCGTCCGCTGACCGAGCACGGCTTCCACGACGCGACGACCGATGTCGCTCGGGTGGAGTCGTGGTGGCGGGTCAGTCCTGCTGCAAATATCGGCGTGCCCACTGGCGCGGCGTCTGGAATGGTGGTCGTCGATGTCGATGTCCACGGCCCCGTCGATGGGCACGATGCGATGGGCCGGGCGCGGCAGGCAGGCCTGGTTGACGGGTGGCTGCTGCTGGTCGCGACGCCCTCCGGTGGCACACACGCGTACTACCCCGCTACTCCGGGGGTGCAGCAGCGTTCGTGGCAGGCGGCGCAAGCGGGGATCGATTTCCGCGGCGATGGCGGCTACATCGTGGTCCCACCGTCAGTGGTCGACCTCGGAGGCGCGACGGCGCCCTACCGGGTAAGGCAGGTCAATCCCGGACCGGCCTCGGCGATCGACGCCGAGGGCTTGCGGAACTTCCTCGCCCCTCGGCCTCTGCCCCCACGGCCGCGGGAGGGTGCGCGTGTTCAGGGCCTGGAGGATATAGAGCGGCTGGCGGCGTGGGTGGCTGCTCGGCAGGAGGGCGAACGCAACCGCGGCCTGTTCTGGGCCGCATGCCGACTGGCCGAGAGCAATGTTCCTGCCTCGGACGCGCTCGATGTGCTCACCGCCGCCGCGGGCCATGCAGGGCTGAGCGGACGGGAAGTGAGCACGACCGTCCGCTCCGCCTACCGCACGATCGGAGTCTTCCCATCCCCTCAGCGCGGCTCGCAGCCTGCAACGGGTGGCACGGCTCAGAGGGGGTCGGTGCGCAGCGAGCCGCTGGTGTTTAGGGGGTTGGCGTGA
- a CDS encoding helix-turn-helix domain-containing protein, with protein MAGGGWSNKAIARQLGVHPSTVGRWFATKHLSDNPTGLVDTDDGDHREKEMTS; from the coding sequence GTGGCGGGCGGAGGGTGGTCGAACAAGGCGATCGCGCGTCAGCTTGGCGTGCACCCGTCCACGGTCGGGCGATGGTTCGCCACGAAGCACCTATCCGACAACCCCACCGGCCTCGTCGATACCGACGACGGTGACCACCGCGAGAAGGAGATGACCTCATGA